CTTCTTTGCCTTAAcgttcttgtttttgttgaccaTGCGGGCGATCTCACGTCTGATCTTGGCGCGCTCTGATGAAAGATCGACCTTTTTCGATTTTGATGGGAACTCCCCCTTTTCGTCCTCCAAGTAAAAGTCCTTGTCGTTGTCGTCGTCATCAGGGAACAGAACTTCCTCGTCATGTTctggctcttcttcaatctcggcctcttcgtcttcatcctcatcaatctcttcatcgtcttcgttTTCGTCTTCGGCGCCGTCCCCATGCCCATCAAAGTCTGTAGAACGGCTTTGGGGGTTCGAGTTTCCATTCAGTGTTTTGTTGTCTTTTGGTTCGCTCTTGATTGCAACCCGGCTTCTGTCGCCGTGCTGATTTTGGCTCTGCGCCGCCTGCGCCGCTTGCGCCGCTTGCGCCTTTTTCTGGTGCCGCTCTTGTTCTAGAGTTTCCTGGCGCTCTTTTTCCTGCTGAAGGCGTTCCTGCTCCTGTTCCTGTTGCTGCTTAAGTCGCAGCTCACGCTGCTGCCGGATCACCTCTTCTTTGCGTGCCGCGTATTCTTGGAACTGCTCCCATTCCCGCCTTGTGGAATCCATATTGGAAATGAGTTTTTCGCATCCGTTAGAGCCCAGCTCGCGCGACTGGTTGTTCCATTCCGTCACAAGCTCGAACTCCTGGTAGCTGAGCATTTTCCAGTCTTGATAGCGTTGTTCCTTGATGTCCCGCGCTCCTAAAGCTCTGAACTCCTGGTTCAGATCCTTCACGAAGCTCTGCCTCTGTGATGGATTAGCGTCATCCTCGTTAAGCAATGCGGCTAGCGACATACTCTTGCGTGCTCACCCTGCTGATCCGTAGTTCTCTTACTGAGTAACGGTCTAGGGGCCTTGATCTGATTCGGTTATGCTACTGAATCGCCACCGCTGCTAGGGTAGTGTAATGCGAGAAAATTTTTCGTAGTTCCCGTTCTCACCGCGCCGGGTTCGTACCTTCAATTGTTTGATCCTTGTGGTTGGAGAAACAACAAAACCCGAAATCCTATTTCATCTTTAGGAGCCACGCTACCTGGACagaccttgaaaaaaattttgcGTGTGCGCTCATAGAGATGTTACGATGAGAGTTTAAAGGCTTAACCACGGCAAAAGCAAGGAGGCCGCTTACTGCGCACAAAACACAAGAATTAAAAGACAGCATGCGGATGAGAGAGAGAGCTCAAGGAGTGAGTACCAAGGGCTTAACAGAGCCGCAGAACTACGGAAAAGCCATCAAGAGAGTCTAAAAGACGGGAATTGCACAGGGTTAACTGGAAGACAGATGAtggctttcttttgagACGCAGtcctctcttttttaaCTTTGGACCTGTTCTATGTTACGCTTGTGCAATTCAGAGGGGGGTCGAGTTTGTAAAATGTTGGCATGGGAATCATCGTTCGTTTATAGTGATTCGCATATGTCCTACTTAAACAAGTAAGCTGAAGGTCTCAACAGGTGGCGCCTGTTCGCAGCTAGCGCGGTATGTAACTCATTACtcagcaaagctttgtaGGACAGCAGGGCTTCTGTACCTGGCTAAATAATTCATATCATTACGTACGCATGTGAGACTCTTATTGAGGGAAATCAGCCATTGAGATCAACCTTCGCTGGTAACCACTAACATGCGCTACTGATTCGGTATCGACCATGGTTGGGTTATCCATGTGGGGGTGTGTTACTATGtgctgctcatcgctttcgTCGCGTTAAACGGCTCGCGGGATGGATGGGCAGTCATTGCCATATCTTAGAGAGGTGATAGCCACAGTTGCTGCCTGGTTTCTTACGGCTTGTCTTTGCTTCGGTGTGCGCCTTCTGCGGAAGGAGTGGCTACGAACGGTCAGGTTTCATTTCTGCTAATGTTAGCTGAGTTGCTAAAACATGTAATTTATCTAGTTATCAGGCGGGAAAAAATTCCAAGGGGACAAAATTCCTGATTACTCCCCGCGTCACTTTTAGGAAACCGCTAATTCCACGACTTAGACAAAATCTTTCATGCTCATGCCCCTGCACTGATCGTAGTTTCCATTTCTCTAGAATTCGGCTCTTCAcctctctctctctctcacAGGTTGCAAGGGAGATCACTGTACGATAATTCCTGACCATTTTACGACAAGGACCCATGAAGACATACGGAAGACTTGCTCATACAATAAGGGGTTTAATTTCATTAACATGATGCTATTTAGATTATATCCTTCCAAGTTTGCCGGACAATGCGATTAGCGGTACGTGTGAATCATTGGAAGTGATTATTACAGCGTTGGCGAAGAACGTGACTGAGCGCGCCCCATTAGCGCCTGAATACCCGCGCGAAGTTTCTTTTCACATTCGCAGCATTCTCCCTCACGATGTCTATTGTTGGTCTGGAGAAGATGTCATCAATCTCTTCCAAggtcttgttctttgtctCAGGCATGAACAGAAGCTGGTATGGGATACCGATGACGATGGCAATACCACCGTAGAACCCAAGGGTTAAACCTGTGTACGTCATAGCCTTCTGCATTCTGTCGAAGTTGTAGGTCACTGTCCAACTCCAGAGATACAGCATGGTAGAACATACGGTCATACCCACGGATCTGGTGGCCAGCGAGAAAGACTCAGAAGGCAAAACCCACGTCAGTGCAGAATAAGAACCAAACGCCATGTTATACAGAATTTGGCCTGTCAGGTAAACACCCTCTGCGGCTGGCAGATTCGTCTCCCTATTGATCTGGTACCCAACACCCACGAGAACCAATCCCAATGTGAATAAGACAATTGTGTTAGCCCAGGTACGTCTCCCGAACCTGTCCATATACAGGATTGCTGGAATAGTACCCAGAAGCAATGCAGCACCACCGACCATGGACATGGCCACCGATCTCTTTTCACTGAAACCGATTTGGCCCATTAGAGTGGACATGTAGTACATGATGGCGTTGATACCAGTCAGCTGGCCTAAGGAAACCATCATCACGGCATAGACGAGAGCACGGCGGTTACGGGGAATGCGAATAAGGTCAAACCAAGCTTGGAAACGCGATTCATTGGCGCGCAGTTCTTTGTCTTGAGCTGCGGCATGCCTCATTTCCAAGAACTCCAGATTGTTGTTGTCATGTTTCACATCCCTGAGACGTTTCCAGACGTTCCAGCCTTCGCCGATACGACCTTTGTGAACCAGCCAACGAGGCGACTCAGGCAAAAAGAACATTCCGACCAGCAgaattgttgaaaagacaAGCGAGGAACCAACCATAAAACGCCAACCGCCGTGGACGTCGAAGAAAATCACACCGACGATATACCCAAACAGTTCACCCAGGGCAATATTGAACTGGTACATGGAGACCAGGTTACCTCTCACTGTCGAAGGCACGGACTCCGAAACATAGATACCGACACATCCACCCTCAATACCCACACCGACACCTAGAATAAACCGGCCCGCGTACATGAGATGGTGGCTCGTCGAGGCCGCGCACAGGATCGCGCCCACGGTGTACCATATACAAGAGATCATAATGGACGACTTACGTCCGAACCATTCGTTGAGGGGCGACATGATGACAGAACCAGCCATGGCGCCCAAGGGCATCAGCGACGACACCATCGAGGCCTCGTGAGCCGACAGGTGTAGCGCCTTGTTCATCCCGATAGAAGCACCGGAAATGATAGACTGGTCGATACCGGACAGGATACCTGCAGCGGAGGCAAACGCTCCCAGCATATATACCATGTAGCGTTTGTCCTCGAACTCAAAACCGAGGTCGAGCGAACAGATTCTCCTCCAGAGCGAGCGTTCCTGCTTGAAGGAGTCTCCCAGCTCGTTGAGCTGGGCCACCTCTGCGTCGAGGTTAAACTGCCTGTTCAGCACCGAGTGTGCCTTTTCAGCATCTTGCTCGATGTCGATCTTGGCGGCAGAGGAGTCCACAAACACATCTTCGTCGTGCTTGGTGACAGGCTTCAATTCATCTCGCGAGAAATTGTTGACAGAGTTGAGCTCTATGCTTCGAGAAGAGGAGCTCATTTGAATTGTTGATTGTATCTTTGATACACTTGTGGTGAGTGGGAAGATTCAGAGAATGAGTTTCTCTACCGCGCAAGGACGTTTGGTATTTATACTCGACTGTCGCGATCGATTGGAGGGAGTCTTCAACAGAGCCGGGAGTTCGGCTTGGCTGTTGGTTCCTGCAGCTACATGACGCTATCGCCGTCAGTGCGAAGAGGCCATTCAGGTGCCCCTAGAGGAGCTCGCGGCAGCGGCGAACTTTGGGCGTCCCCAGCgcttgcatttttttttttttgtttttttcttcgccACCTCTTCCCCACACCTGGCGCTCCGTAACCGGAATCCCGGAGAAATGCAGGCTGCAGCAACCATCACAAAATCCGGGGTAAAACACTTCAGAAAAGCCCCGAGAAACATTTCTTGGGTGATTAGGGCTGCATATTTTGGGTTCGGGAAGCCACGGTTAAGGAAGAATGTTTTTCCATATCGGCAAGTCACCCCGCGAGGGGGCGTCAGACGCGCGCCCGTCACCCCGGAAACCAGCGGCGGCCCGGAACAATCCAGGTGCTGCCGGAGAAACACGGCCTTCATATTGAGGCTGGGCACACTTGGCGGTCTGGAACATAGGGTCCGGGCTTACGATAGGATACTGATACAACCACTTTTGCCAACGATTTCTCCCTGGACAATGGCGTGCTCGGCACTTGGCACCGCCGCGCGTGGCCACGCCACTGCGCGCTGGCCGCGAAAAGCCAGTCCCGTACTTTTGCCCCGTATTTCCACGCACTTCCAGGGGGCGTGCGCTTCTCCGAGGAGCCGTATCTACGTCTGCTGCCGGGCACGCTCGCAGCCTCAGCGGGACTTCACACCATATGGATCCCTCGCTCGCAAGTACGGGCTCGAGCCGCGGCTACGCGCGCTATTCTAGCGGGGACTCCCCGCATTCTCGAGCCTCCGGTAAGCTGGCGTTCCGCGGACTTGCCTGCGAACTCTGTGCCTGCGCAGCGGTGTGCCGTGAGAGCCTCTACGTTTGGCCCTGGAGGGCAATGGGAGCCCTTGCCCTGCGCGTGCGGCCATCGCCATGCACGGCGAGAATGTACTCTCGCCGTAGGGCGTGGGGGCGCGACGCTTGAGGCTACAGCACTTAGCACGAATTCGCTCGATCCCAACAGCGCacgcgcacgtgaccactTGAGGCGCGGGTTTTGCGGGGCCACAAGGGGCTTTGtgccgctggcgctgctCCTCGTCGTTGGAGGCGTGCGTGCCTCAAGACAACGTGCGCTGTCTGCGCTTGTCTGGGCTGGCCGCAGGGCTTCGCCCCAAATGGGCGGACGGTTGGAATCGCTAAACGACGGATCACGTGAGCGAGACTCACGCGCTTGCACATGTCGCGGAATACGAGCCACTAACGCCGGGCCGCCCGAGACCGCAGCTGATGCGCTGTCG
The Lachancea thermotolerans CBS 6340 chromosome G complete sequence genome window above contains:
- a CDS encoding sugar porter family MFS transporter (conserved hypothetical protein) yields the protein MSSSSRSIELNSVNNFSRDELKPVTKHDEDVFVDSSAAKIDIEQDAEKAHSVLNRQFNLDAEVAQLNELGDSFKQERSLWRRICSLDLGFEFEDKRYMVYMLGAFASAAGILSGIDQSIISGASIGMNKALHLSAHEASMVSSLMPLGAMAGSVIMSPLNEWFGRKSSIMISCIWYTVGAILCAASTSHHLMYAGRFILGVGVGIEGGCVGIYVSESVPSTVRGNLVSMYQFNIALGELFGYIVGVIFFDVHGGWRFMVGSSLVFSTILLVGMFFLPESPRWLVHKGRIGEGWNVWKRLRDVKHDNNNLEFLEMRHAAAQDKELRANESRFQAWFDLIRIPRNRRALVYAVMMVSLGQLTGINAIMYYMSTLMGQIGFSEKRSVAMSMVGGAALLLGTIPAILYMDRFGRRTWANTIVLFTLGLVLVGVGYQINRETNLPAAEGVYLTGQILYNMAFGSYSALTWVLPSESFSLATRSVGMTVCSTMLYLWSWTVTYNFDRMQKAMTYTGLTLGFYGGIAIVIGIPYQLLFMPETKNKTLEEIDDIFSRPTIDIVRENAANVKRNFARVFRR
- a CDS encoding KLTH0G11176p (conserved hypothetical protein) → MQAAATITKSGVKHFRKAPRNISWVIRAAYFGFGKPRLRKNVFPYRQVTPRGGVRRAPVTPETSGGPEQSRCCRRNTAFILRLGTLGGLEHRVRAYDRILIQPLLPTISPWTMACSALGTAARGHATARWPRKASPVLLPRISTHFQGACASPRSRIYVCCRARSQPQRDFTPYGSLARKYGLEPRLRALF